The window TAAGGAACTAAGAAAAACATTGGGCCTCGATTTACTGTCCTCAAATATCTTCACGATTAAAGTGCTCCTAAGGAACTGTCCCTTTTAAACCCTCAGTCTATCATTTATCTCCCACCCCGATTTGTATGGAGCAATCCGTAAACACAGGGTTTCCCAACTTCCTCAGTCCTTCACGACTTCTGCCACACTTCCGTACTTCTTGTACTAACATTAACTCACTTTTTAAGAATTGCTAAATTCCCCCCATAAGTGAACTGGCATCACGTGCCGTCAATGGCCTAAGTCACAACAATGCTGGGAAGCTAACCAGATATGGCAGCCTAGGCGGGAGGGCTGTGCCGGGGGTGCCTCCTCTGCAAAGGAAGAGCGGCCCGCAGCTGGCTCCGCCGCGGAAGACGAGGACTCGGCGGCAGCTGCTCGCACCCCCCGCCGCCCTCCCGCCGGCCCGGCCTCTGGGGAGGGGCTGACCACCTGGCTGGCCCGGACCGCGCGCCGGGCAAGGCCATATCCGCCTTCGCGGGTCCGCAGGGCGTACGCGGGGAGGCCGACGGGCGGGGCGCCGCAGCGGACCCGGGCCGGCGAGGGCGGGCCTGGTGGCCAGCGGGCTGCGGCGGAGGCCGGCCCCGGGCCATACGGCCGCACAGCCCGCGGCGCCACCGCAGCCAGGGCTGCCTCCGGACCAGGACACGCCCGCCCCTCGCCTGTCCACCGGGCGCCCATGCGGTTACTGGGCCGCCGCGAGCGCGCCCCCGAGCCTTCCCGCCGTTACCTCCGGCGGAGGCGCGCACGCGCGTCACCGCCAACCCGACGTCCAGCCTCCGTCGTCGCCACGTTCGTTCCGCCCACTGCCCCCTCACTTTTCATTGAAGTAGCGTCCTCCCAGACCGCCCCTCCGCCCAAGCAAATGGGCTCACCCACATCCGGGGATCGGTGAGAATGGCGCGCGGGTCACGTGACGCTGAGAGGGAGCCTTGTGGAAGCGGCTGCAGCGCTGGGTCCGGCGCGGGTAAGGCTTTCCCGCGCCCCTAGTCTTGGTTTTGGAGGGACGGGGACGCGTTGGTTCCTCAGCGACGCCCTTTCCCAGCTCCCGTCAGTGGAGGTCTTTGTCTTCACTTCATCTTCACAATCACTTTCCGCACGCCGTGGAGGGTGGAAAGGCAATTGCGTGAAGGTTCTGGACCTCCCCCGCGTCCACATTTGGTATATGCAGCCGGAAGCCGGGACTGGGGTGGTCCCACGCCTGTGCACGGATGGTGGTGGCCTGCGAGGGTCAATTTTAGCGAGGGAGGAGGCCGTCCCGTTTAGTTCGCGTAACTACAGGTTTGCGGAACTGCAAAGCTCGGGAATGGGATGAAGCGTGCCGCTGCTCCGGGGAACACACGCACCGCGGGTCTGGGAAAACCATGTAATGCGCTGTGTGACAAGCTCCCATTTGGGACCATGCGCTGCGCCCAGGGAACTAAGGGACCCCAGGAAGGATGGGTACCGAGCTCCCCCTGGGTCTAGGAGCACACAGCCAGCGGGAGACGACCGGGGAACCAAGTTTTTTAGACTGGAGGTTAGCTGGAAACAAAGGAATTGTCAAGAGCGTTCTGGGCATCGAAACTGTTACTGTGTAAGAAAAGTTTGCTCGGGAAGGTGGTAGTGTTTCATTCTGTCGCGTGTGCCAAGTGCTTTGGACAGTGGCCGTGTCCTGGACGTTGCCTGTCTTGATGCTTTCCACGCTTCCAGCCCCTGAGGAGTGAAGGCACCTTAGCGCCTGACTCTGGAAATGAGATGTTGACCAGATGAGCTGACACCAGTGTTGAGTTTGGAAGGAAAATAGGCGTTAGTGAGGGGGGGAAAAGGGCTTTTAAGTGCAAAGGCTGGAAAGTATGGCAGGGTTAGTGGTGTTTGGAAGAGGGACAGTGAAAAAAGATTGAGGCCAAATTTGGGAACGATGTGCTCCAAAAGCATATCTTTGGGAAAGAGTCTGCAAAATTTACACATAATAATTGTAGACACTGATACCTGAGCAATCTGTTACAGAGACTACCTGACTTTTTAGGTGGATCATAAAGACAAGAAGGAAACGTTCAAGGGCAGAATGCTTACTGAAGCTGGAATGATTTGAAAAAACTACAGAGGAATCTGTGTGTGACTGGGAAAATTAGCTAGTTCTGATCAGCTGGAAAAATGAGGAGGGTATCCCAGGGGACAGAGCAGCAGGGACAAAGGAGTGGCAACAGGAAAAAGGGTTCTTGTAGGACAGGGATTCCAAAAATATAACTGGAACTGTGTGTACATTTCCTAAAGACAATATCCTTATACTTGTTTTGAGTTATCCACTGGGTAGTACTGAATTAATTTTTGAGTGAAACATCAAGGCTTCAGCTGTTTCACTGGTGACCAAAATAGCTGGGCACCTTCTGCTTCAGTTTTGCCTGGCTCTTTACTATGGGGGTAAGACTCTTATCCCACCCCAACCTGTATAATTATTACCCAGGCATTGGGGCTATGATGCAGTCATACTACTGGGGCCAAGCATAGGTCTGTATGAAGGAGTTGGAGTCCACCCCTAAAGATTGTTCCTTGTATGAATGTTCGCAGCCTCAGAAACTAGGAGTGACTGGGCGTGCCTTTGGTGCCACTGGCTTCCAGGCCATCGGGATGGCTGCTTTGTGGCAGGAACACAGTAGAGTGATAACCATGATGAAGCAGCAGAGCCCAAACTAGGAAAGAGGAAATCCAGAGGTACCCTCCATGCTGGCTGCAGCTGTTTAGGAGAAAAAATGGAGAGTCAGTCATGGCCAAGGAGCTAAGTAACATCTTGACCACTTGGTCCAGGCATTGAAGGGAGTACAGCATTAAAAATCAGAGGAAGGAACCCCAAAGGGAAGCAGAAATGAGCAGCAAGGGGTCCTGCTACTGTTGTTCACCTGGAGGTGCCCCTTTCAGAACTCGGGTTGGGCACTATTTTAAGAAAGGCAGTTTGCTTTACAAATTCAGCTGAGGATTTCTGTCAGCTCTGTAGTTGGTCACTTTGCATAGCCCAGTTCAGTATCTTAGTACGTTCATTTAGCTCCTGTGCCTAAGAATGCTAATATTAAAGCCAAGTCAGGTAGAGACTTTTGTAAAAAGTAGTGCAGGAAAAGGCtaaaggggacagagaggagacTTGGTTATTAATCAGGGATTCATCAAAGGCATCCTGAACAGGGAAAGGTGAATATGCAAATTAGGAGAGAAAAGCTATATTCTAGATACACTGTGGCCTTGTCCACAAGGCCTCTGTCACACTGTGACACTGGTCTGTCAACTAGGCTATATCTGCTGTCTGTCCTATATGTGCTATAAAGCAtccatgggggggaggggaagggcagtaGGGAGAGACTGTGATCTTAGAAATAGATTGTCACCTGACCCAGATGAGAAGGTGAGTCTTTCCCATTTCCCAGGGTGATGTTATACCAAAAGATACATGCAGGCTAAAAAGCCTGGGGAATCCTAATGCTAGATTACATCACCTCCTCAGTCTTCATACTTAAGAAATAACCTCTTTGGCTTACAGATCTGACAAGATCAAAGCTGCAGGAGAATGGACAGTGAGGTACAGAGAGATGGAAGGATCTTGGACTTGATTGACGATGCTTGGCGAGAAGACAAGCTGCCGTATGAGGATGTTGCAATACCACTGGTAAACTATAATTTGTGCCAAGGATGGTGGGTTAAAGGTATGAGCTGGTGAGCCCTAGTAGAAGTTGGATGTCAATGGACAAACTAGTAGGGCAAAGAAATCAAAGCTGTGGAGTCCTCTAACTCTAGAAGACACTGGATAGTTTGACTTTTTATTTGAAGAGAACTGTGGTTCAGAGAGCTGATATGATGAGCTCAGTTAGGGGTCATGCCAGGACTGGACTCAAGACTTCTGAGCCATGTTCTGTCTGCCACACCAAAGCTAGTAAACCAGATGATGAGAGTCCAATGTACAAAAGATGGAGAGGAACAAGAAGCAATGGCATTTACACTATATTTCTTACTTGTCTACCCGTGGTTGATCGTTTGCTATTTTTAGAGACATATTTTTGAAACACACACCTATCCTAGTTTCCCTGGAAAATGTTTGGAAGACACCTGGCTTTTCTCTTGCATTTAGACCAAAGGGGTCCTGGGACACTCTTTTCTTTCCTGACCTCTAGAGAACTCTCCTGCAGGGAATTTGTTGAACCTCCTGTAATAAATGATCTAAAAGTTTtgcattaataaatgttttttaaatcctatttatGTCATAGAGGCCTAACAAAAAACAAGGAGAAGAGACTCCAGGGACTGTTTTTCTTCAGAGCCTGCCAAATACCCTGAGAAGAGCTGTTAATAAAATGCACCTTCCAAGTAGACTGCTGCTGcttactgagaaataaaattccGCTCACCCATATTTTCATTTAAGACTAAGAGATgatattatgctcagtgaatAATACACAGATAATAAGTCACAGCTTATTTCAAGTTTAGAAAAATAGTCAAAAGGGAGCACACAGTGAGAATTCTGGCTGCCACTTAATACCAGTTTTATGCCATGGACTGAGGTGGAAATTTGACATACGTTCTCTCTAACCGTTGAAACACCCTTGCAAGGGCAGTggtgttatctccattttacagaagggaatAGGATCAGAGGGGGGAACTTGTGCAAAGCCGGGTAGCTGTTAAGTTGGACTTCACACTTAGGTCTGTGTAAAGGCTCCAGATCCTGTCTtgtaaacttttgtttgttttctcacttGACAGGCATTTCTTTGAAGCCTACTATGTGCCGTAAGACTATGTGAGCGTAAGCTACAGTTCCTGCCCCTGGGGATCTAGAGAGGCAACACATAGAAATAAGTAATTACAATAATAAATGTTACAAGCCGGGTTGTGAATAGCAACATAGGATAGGAGGTGGCTGATGCCTGTTGAGCATCAGGAAAGGCTTCACAGAGAATGTAATATTTAAGCTGGTCATAAGGGAGGGCCAGAAATTTAGTGGGGGTAGACAAGGGTACTCCCAACAGAGGGGACAGATGTGCACAGGCTCAGAGTTTTGAAAGGCTTTGGGAGATGGTGAGACGTTCAGTGTGGACAGAGACTATATTTGTCATCTAAGGTAGGCAGAAAAGATGGGCTTGGACCAGATTTTGAGAGGAGTGTACAATGCCATACTTAGACTTCATTGTGAGGATAACCAGGAATGCATGGTCTTCAAAATAGAAATATGCCACACTCAAATTTGAGTTTTAGAACGTCAGTTCCGAAGGGAATTGTTAGGGAATGTGTGCCATGGAGAAAGGGGCGAGTGACAGGGCAGAAGGACCAGTGAGGAAGTGATCACAGTAGTGTAGGCAGGGAGGCGGGCCTAAACAAAGGCACGTGAGTGGAGGGGAACTGCTGGATTCTGGACAGGCTTATGGCAGGATCTGGGGACCACTGCGGTGGAAGGGGTTGAGGGAGAAGGAAGTTTCCATGCTAACATCCAGGCTGTAGCCTGGCCTTCTTGTTATTCTGTCTTTTCCTGTTTCTCGTGACTCTCAGAGAGTGTGCACTGGTTAGCTTTTGTTGCTGTCTAACAAATCTCCCCcgagtgacttaaaacaacagctGTTTATCTCATGATTTTGTGTCTCAGCTGAGAGGGTCTTCCAGTCTTTGCTAGCTCGGCTGATCCCTGCTGGACTTGCTGGTGTTCTGCAGGCAGTCAGCAGGCCAGCTGGAGGCTAGGGGATGGGGAGACTTTTCACATGTCTGGTAGGTAAGCAGGTCAGCTGGGATGATGAGGTGGCGAGGTCAAAGCCTCATTACCCAGCAGACTAGCCTAGACTGCACATGGCCATCTCAGGGTTCCAAGAGCAGCAGGACAAGGACCGTGAGGCTTCATGGAGCTTAGCCAAGAACGGGCCCACCGACACCGCGGCTGCTCTGCTAGCCAAAGCAAGTGACTCAGTCAGTCCCAATCTGAAATTGGGGAAATATGACTCTGCCTTTTCATGGGAGTAACTGCCAACAATTGAGGCCAATTTGCAGTAAACCATAATTGATGGTTGTGTTTATGATACCTTATGATACTTTGTGTTGGTTTCCAAgcacatacacattttttcatCTTGGCATTCGGTGTAAAAGACAGTAGTGATCAAATGAAAGATACTGTTTTAGAACATACaccacagaggggcacctgggtggctcagttggttgagtgtccaacccttggttttagctcaggtcatgatcttggagtcctgggatcgagtccggcattgggctccaggctcagtgcgctcagagtctgcttgggcgcgcgcgcacacacacacacacacacacacacactctctctctctctctctctctctctctctctctctctctctctaaataaatcttccaaaaaaaaaagaacatataccACAGATAAGATGAAATTAAGTTGCTTGTCTGTCAATCAAATAATTCACTAACCAAGGACTTGTTTGTGCTTTGTGAGCTATAAATAATTATTGGAACCAAACTTTCTCTTTAAGTTTGAATGTATGATTGCTTTACAGTAAATTTACTGATAGGTCTTTGCAATTTGTACAAATATGTTTGAATCTCagtattatgtttaaaaaacaacatgTGTGCGGTTCAGATATATTTGTACATACcataaatcattttatatatactgaGCAtaattttgaaggagaaaaacattCATATACTGCAAATTGGAATCAGTGGGAAATTGAAAATCTCAATATTGAGTAACAGTTTTTTGCCCCccaaaaaagtataaattcaaataattgaaatatattgGTATCAGTAACTCTGGGACAAAGCAGAATCCTGgtagtaataaatttaaatttaaaatataaggaaactaccaaaagttctcaccacacataAAAACATAGTTAACTATaatgaggtgatgaatgtgttaactagccttattgtgataatcatttcatagTATACATATGTCAGATCATCATGTGGTACACCTTAAACTCACACAATGTCATATGTAAATTAAATCTCAAGCTGAAAAAAACACTATACATCAGATTCCATACTAAGTGAGGCCCATGGCTTACCATTCTACGACAGTTACTGGCAGGGGAGGACCTTGTCATTTACCAGGGTTTATGTTGCTGTGCTCCATCACTAGGGGGACATCTCATCTATTATGTTACATTTTCAGTGCTCTCCACTCACCTCCATAAGAATATAGGCATGCTGGGTacaggatagttttttttttaatacatttcttgTGCTTAAGGAATATTCCAGCAAATGTGGTATTCAATTAAAGCAGCCTCCCAAAAAAGGACTCAGTATTGGGTCTTTTCGGTGATCCTAGCCTCTAGGAATAATAGCAGCTATTGAGCATCAGATGGCCGCCGACAGTGGTGAGCACTTGACCTCAATTACCTCATTTAGTTTCATAGCTGTCCTATGAGGTGATGGCTACTTTTTCCTCTCATTGCCAAAGAGGAGACAAAGGGTCGATCTTTTTATCCTAGTTCTTTTTTTAGGATACACTTCTGTCAATTATGCTGCCTGTTTCTAAGAACTCACAGGTTTGAATTCTAAGTGCTCTTGAGTTTAAGGGGTTTGTTAATGCAGAGTATACCAGCATTCTGAATGTCCGTCGTACCTTTGCAGAATGAGCTTCCTGAACCTGAACAGGACAACGGGGGCACCACAGAATCTGTTAAAGAACAAGAAATGAAGTGGACCGACTTGGCCTTGCAGTATCTCCATGAGAATGTTCCCCCTATAGGAAACTAATACCTGGCTCCTCCTTCATGGgcagatttttgaaaaatacatagatacaaaatgttttctttcgTCTCCTCATTCAGATCTTGAACTGATACATCTACACTCAAAAATGTACACCTACCTAGTTTTTGTGACAGCAAAACGGAATGTGGAAATACCAGAATGAGGAATTGATTGAGATTTCTCAGGAATGCAGAGTATTTGGCCCTTTGAACCAAAAGTTCTTCATTCACTAGCTTGTGTTTGAATGTGACTGGTTCAGCATTTGCCTTTCATTCTGATTTTGCTTTACTGTCAGAGTTTAACCCATCCCAGCTACTTACTTGTGTCCCGTGACATAGGTGACTGAAGACATGAGAGGGGTGGGCAAAGACAGGGAAGCCAGGTGTAAGGAGAGTGTTAACTTCTCACATGCCTCCCTCTGAGCAGCGGTGTATAGCACCTGCAGGTAGGATGGATGTCTGGATAACCCACTCACTGATGGCTGGGATTCCTAAGATCCCCTGTGGCGTTTTCAAAATTTGGATAAATTCACAGATTAAAGGTtatctggggacgcctgggtggctcagtcggttaagcagctgccttcagcccgggtcatgatcccagggtcctgggatcaagtcccacatcaggctccttgctcagcagggagcctgcttctccctctctctccttctgcttgtgctctctctgtcaaataaataaaatctttaaaaaaaaaaaaaaaaggttatctgGCAGGTACTTCTGCTCTCTACAAGTTAATAAGGGGCCACTGGAAAGGATCTTTGGCTGGCTGGACCACTAGTTTTATCCAATAACAAGATTTCGTATTTTCACAGTCCTTTCAGATACAACGGAAACACCATGAAGCCCGTGTGCAGTTACACATTTATATAAGAACTcatattttgaggggcgcctgggtggctcagtcggttcagcgtccactcttgatttcagctcaggttatgatctcagggtcctggggttgagccccaggtcgggctccatgctcagcggggagcctgctttgaGATCTCTCTCtcgcctctgcccctccccgtactcgctcgctctccctctctctctctcaaataaaaataaatcttaaaaaaaaaaaaaaaaaaaactcgtaTTCTGAAAAGCACATCCATGGACATTTGTCTCCTGGAATTATTTGCCTCTGTTAAGTGGTGTCTCTCGTTTTCTTACCTAGGTTGTGAACTGTGGGAAGAGGCCCTGACTTATATTTCTATATCCCTcattcaaaaactagaaacactGAATAATTGAAGTgtctcttctgcttttttttgtttttgtttaggattttatttgagcGCCTGTGCATGAGttggggaggagatggggtggggggagagggagaagtgcgctccccgctgagtaggaagcctgacacagggctccctcccaggaccctgggatcacgacctgagccaaaggcagacgcccaaccaactgaacccaggcacccctcttctccttttttatggGGTCTTTTTGTTTACCTAGCTTTTAGGAAGAAGTATATCACAAAGGAGCTGATTTTAGGGTTTCAATCAGATATGGGGTTGTGGCAACTCTCCTGTAATCCAGACACCCAGGCTAATCTCCCTGTGCATCAGTGTTTTGCCTACAAGTCATTCATCTCAGAATAAAGACCCCAAGTCACCAGCCCCTCAATAACAAAATAcagacaacccaatagaaaagaGAATTACAATGTTCAGAAAAAATGTATACTAAgaaaaagtttttcaaaaaatgaaagtaCCTGGAATGCCACGGTTCCTACACATTCTAATTAAATGAGGGTTTTACTACAACCTCCCTTGAGGTATGTAATAGCTAAGACGCTGACATCTAGGAATCTAGGGCATGTTCATATGAATCCAGCCTTTCCCAGGGATATAGGTAGATGTAAAATGTGAAAGCTGTCTTAATTTCCATTGAATCAGAGTATGATGCCTGAAAAATGGAGAGCAGTTGATGTATCTGCTTGGCTTATACCCTCATCTAAGAACTGTCGCCCCACACCAAGTTTGACCTGTGATGTGGTGTCAAAAATCACAGCTCACTGTGTCAGGAATTAGGTGACCAAACCTGGACCACACAGTCCACTGCGGCTTTGGAATCTATGTAGGACTGGCTTGGGGATGATGGCCACAAGAGATGCTAGGCAGCTGTTGCAAGGCGGTTTTTCAAGCAAATGTAGCGTAGCACCCAGAGGAAAGGCTGCAGAGCAAGGTTCGAGAGGCTGTGCTCATGCAGCGTCCAGTTCAAAACCGTGCATCGCTTTCCTCTGTAAAAGGCACCTCACTTGGTGttgggaatacagcagtgaacggAAGTACGGCTTCTGCTTTTTAGTGGGGGAAACAAGCATCAAGCCAATAGTTCTACACATTTATGCTTTTCAATTGCGACATGTGCTGGGGAAGGGCAATAATGGGATGTCACTTAGGTTGGGTACCTAGAAGCAAAGCCTGAAGCCGAGTCTCTTGTGAAGGGATTTCGTGAGGTTGTGCTTCTCGGGAGGAGCCTGTGAGGGAAACAGGCTagagcagaggaggaagctgagcaAAGATAGAGTGTCAGGCTGAAGTCGAGCCTCAGCCAGGTTCCATAGGTGCTCCGGAATGTGATGTCACATTTCCCCACCTTGAGGCAAGTAGCTAGGCCTTTGTATTCAGTGTGCAGTGTACAGTCGTTGgttctgcccctcccaccgccccctgGGAAGACATACCCTAGGCGTTGCCAGGGGACGAGGTTACCCGGAGGACAGTGCAACCATGAACTCTTGGCAGCCAACACAGAGCCAGTAGTCAGAGATGGGTGTACCGACAGACCAGACTGGGCCCCAACACTGCGGCCCTACACCAAAGCGTGTAGAGAGTGGGACTGGGAGACCTGACTTAGATTGGATAATCACGGTGAGACCTTGTAACAGTAGCCTTTATAGCACATAActtcaaatattaattttgtttatgaatTTTTCCTACTCCGACTGGTTGGGTCCTTCGAACTTCTTGTTCCCAACAGGGAACGGATGAGTTCAAAAACAActttaccggggcgcctgggtggctcagttggttaagcgactgccttcggctcaggtcatgattctggagacctgggatcgagtcccacatcgggctccctgctcagcggggagtctgcttctccctctgaccctccccctctcatgctctctgtctcccattctctctctcagataaataaataaaacctttaaaaaaaaaaaaaaaaaacaactttaccCCTTGCTTGGGAAGCCAGGGAGGGAATGAGAGGAGGAGCCTCTCAAGAGTAGTGGAAAGCTGTGCCCCAGTTGCTGGTGGTACCCAGTGAGACGAGCTTCACAGGCTCGTGATTTTGGGGTGTTTTCAAGCCTAGGCAAAGACCCCCAAACATTGGAGCCACCTCCTTCCAGAGCCCCTCAGAATTGGCTATGAGGATAGCAGCCGTGACCCAGATAAGCTGAAGAATAGAGGTCCTCGCCCACTTTTGAGGTCACTCATGAACATCCCAAATGCTTGTGAGACCCTAAAAGGAGGAAACACCCTAGTGACCACAGATTTAATTTCTGCTGCAGCACAGCAGAGgccaaaaaaatttaatttgctttgaagaaaataaagtgtgCTATTTCTCATACCTTCCTTGAGTGTATGAGCCAACACCCAAAGGATTGGAAGGAAGAATTTAGGGGATGAGGATCGATGGCAGGGAGAGCGAATTGCAAAAAAGCCCAGAGGCGAGACTTGCCTTACAAGCAAGGTAGGCAGGTAAGCTGGGGGGGCTAGGGGAGCGGCCCCAATCGGAGTTTGTTTTATCAAATAGAAGTTACCTTGGGTTTGAGCAGCTAAGAACAGAGGTGGAACGGCAGAAGAGCTTTTGCAGTGGCTCAAGAGAGAGATGAAGGTGGCTTCAGCTAGCAAGACAGAGGTGGAATTAGAGGGACCAGGGGTATCTCTTAGAGGGAGAATTGTCCAGATGGGCCCAGTAAGAAGTATATTTCATGAAGCCAGCACCCTGCTCATGGTTGTGGGGTTCAAAAGGAACTGGAGTGCCCAGTGTGAGCACTGCCCTTGTGACCCAGGGGCAAATTCTCTGAGCCAGA of the Halichoerus grypus chromosome 1, mHalGry1.hap1.1, whole genome shotgun sequence genome contains:
- the ANAPC13 gene encoding anaphase-promoting complex subunit 13 produces the protein MDSEVQRDGRILDLIDDAWREDKLPYEDVAIPLNELPEPEQDNGGTTESVKEQEMKWTDLALQYLHENVPPIGN